A window from Anser cygnoides isolate HZ-2024a breed goose chromosome 1, Taihu_goose_T2T_genome, whole genome shotgun sequence encodes these proteins:
- the PDHA1 gene encoding pyruvate dehydrogenase E1 component subunit alpha, somatic form, mitochondrial isoform X1, producing MRKMLLAALSRVLPGPAAAAAAGRTGAVSEASRVMVASRNYADFANEATFEIKKCDLHRLEEGPSTTAVMTREEGLHYYKTMQTIRRMELKSDQLYKQKIIRGFCHLYDGQEACCVGLEVAIKPTDHVITAYRAHGFTYARGVPVREILAELTGRKGGCVKGKGGSMHMYTKNFYGGNGIVGAQVPLGAGIALACKYFGKNEVCLTLYGDGAANQGQIFETYNMAALWKLPCVFICENNRYGMGTSVERAAASTDYYKRGDFIPGLRVDGMDVLCVREAAKFATEHCRAGKGPIVMELQTYRYHGHSMSDPGISYRTREEIQEVRSKSDPITLLKDRMINNNLASIEELKEIDVAVRKEIEEAAQFATTDPEPPLEELGNHIYYNEPPFEVRGPNQWIKYKSVS from the exons ATGCGCAAGATGCTGCTGGCCGCGCTCTCCCGAgtgctgcccggcccggccgccgccgccgccgccggcaggACG GGAGCTGTTAGTGAG gcCTCTCGAGTGATGGTAGCATCACGTAACTATGCAGACTTTGCAAATGAAGCTACATTTGAAATTAAG AAATGTGACCTCCACCGCCTGGAAGAAGGCCCTAGTACCACGGCAGTGATGACTCGAGAGGAGGGGCTCCATTACTACAAGACGATGCAGACCATACGACGCATGGAGCTGAAGTCTGACCAGCTGTACAAGCAGAAGATTATTCGTGGCTTCTGCCACTTATATGATGGTCAG GAGGCTTGCTGCGTAGGGCTTGAAGTTGCCATAAAGCCTACAGACCATGTGATCACAGCGTACAGAGCTCACGGTTTTACCTATGCACGAGGTGTTCCCGTTCGAGAAATTCTTGCTGAGCTTACAG GTCGAAAAGGAGGATGTgtgaagggaaaaggaggatCGATGCACATGTATACAAAAAACTTCTACGGTGGTAATGGTATCGTTGGCGCTCAG GTTCCTCTTGGAGCTGGGATTGCTCTGGCCTGTAAATACTTTGGTAAAAACGAAGTCTGTCTGACTTTATATGGGGACGGCGCAGCCAATCAG GGCCAGATATTTGAAACATACAACATGGCAGCCTTGTGGAAATTGCCTTGTGTTTTTATCTGTGAGAACAATCGGTATGGGATGGGAACTTCGGTTGAAAGAGCTGCAGCCAGTACTGACTACTACAAAAGAGGAGACTTCATTCCGGGGCTCAGG GTGGATGGCATGGATGTTCTCTGTGTCCGAGAAGCAGCCAAGTTTGCAACTGAGcactgcagagctggaaaa GGTCCTATTGTGATGGAGTTGCAGACATACCGTTACCACGGCCACAGTATGAGTGACCCTGGAATAAG CTATCGTACTAGAGAAGAAATCCAGGAAGTGAGAAGCAAAAGTGATCCCATTACTTTGCTGAAGGACAGAATGATCAACAATAACCTTGCAAGCATTGAAGAATTAAAG GAAATTGATGTGGCAGTGAGGAAGGAGATAGAGGAAGCTGCTCAGTTTGCTACCACTGACCCAGAGCCACCACTGGAAGAACTAGGTAACCACATTTACTACAATGAACCACCCTTCGAAGTGCGTGGCCCAAACCAGTGGATAAAGTACAAGTCTGTCAGCTAA
- the PDHA1 gene encoding pyruvate dehydrogenase E1 component subunit alpha, somatic form, mitochondrial isoform X2, with the protein MRKMLLAALSRVLPGPAAAAAAGRTASRVMVASRNYADFANEATFEIKKCDLHRLEEGPSTTAVMTREEGLHYYKTMQTIRRMELKSDQLYKQKIIRGFCHLYDGQEACCVGLEVAIKPTDHVITAYRAHGFTYARGVPVREILAELTGRKGGCVKGKGGSMHMYTKNFYGGNGIVGAQVPLGAGIALACKYFGKNEVCLTLYGDGAANQGQIFETYNMAALWKLPCVFICENNRYGMGTSVERAAASTDYYKRGDFIPGLRVDGMDVLCVREAAKFATEHCRAGKGPIVMELQTYRYHGHSMSDPGISYRTREEIQEVRSKSDPITLLKDRMINNNLASIEELKEIDVAVRKEIEEAAQFATTDPEPPLEELGNHIYYNEPPFEVRGPNQWIKYKSVS; encoded by the exons ATGCGCAAGATGCTGCTGGCCGCGCTCTCCCGAgtgctgcccggcccggccgccgccgccgccgccggcaggACG gcCTCTCGAGTGATGGTAGCATCACGTAACTATGCAGACTTTGCAAATGAAGCTACATTTGAAATTAAG AAATGTGACCTCCACCGCCTGGAAGAAGGCCCTAGTACCACGGCAGTGATGACTCGAGAGGAGGGGCTCCATTACTACAAGACGATGCAGACCATACGACGCATGGAGCTGAAGTCTGACCAGCTGTACAAGCAGAAGATTATTCGTGGCTTCTGCCACTTATATGATGGTCAG GAGGCTTGCTGCGTAGGGCTTGAAGTTGCCATAAAGCCTACAGACCATGTGATCACAGCGTACAGAGCTCACGGTTTTACCTATGCACGAGGTGTTCCCGTTCGAGAAATTCTTGCTGAGCTTACAG GTCGAAAAGGAGGATGTgtgaagggaaaaggaggatCGATGCACATGTATACAAAAAACTTCTACGGTGGTAATGGTATCGTTGGCGCTCAG GTTCCTCTTGGAGCTGGGATTGCTCTGGCCTGTAAATACTTTGGTAAAAACGAAGTCTGTCTGACTTTATATGGGGACGGCGCAGCCAATCAG GGCCAGATATTTGAAACATACAACATGGCAGCCTTGTGGAAATTGCCTTGTGTTTTTATCTGTGAGAACAATCGGTATGGGATGGGAACTTCGGTTGAAAGAGCTGCAGCCAGTACTGACTACTACAAAAGAGGAGACTTCATTCCGGGGCTCAGG GTGGATGGCATGGATGTTCTCTGTGTCCGAGAAGCAGCCAAGTTTGCAACTGAGcactgcagagctggaaaa GGTCCTATTGTGATGGAGTTGCAGACATACCGTTACCACGGCCACAGTATGAGTGACCCTGGAATAAG CTATCGTACTAGAGAAGAAATCCAGGAAGTGAGAAGCAAAAGTGATCCCATTACTTTGCTGAAGGACAGAATGATCAACAATAACCTTGCAAGCATTGAAGAATTAAAG GAAATTGATGTGGCAGTGAGGAAGGAGATAGAGGAAGCTGCTCAGTTTGCTACCACTGACCCAGAGCCACCACTGGAAGAACTAGGTAACCACATTTACTACAATGAACCACCCTTCGAAGTGCGTGGCCCAAACCAGTGGATAAAGTACAAGTCTGTCAGCTAA